Proteins from a single region of Artemia franciscana chromosome 2, ASM3288406v1, whole genome shotgun sequence:
- the LOC136043873 gene encoding uncharacterized protein LOC136043873 isoform X1, protein MDEKTFCLKWSNYTDVLRTYFAALLNFEYLTDVTLSCDNQSLKCHRIVLSASSPYFHNLLVSNSQSHLIIVLKDVKFCDLQALMKFIYTGEVMVSQAQLRSLIKLGDTLKVTGLCDTGEPLDVIKETNCPSEAVDVSKQLVKRRRIDTDPENSVLGENLLQCTESSVSIDASGALSSDINEVEPNFLPFQSKDYQFSSAVHSSSSTVQQKDFNETNPVFIKNEVLENVSEEVAVESVVIDEKIRDQECTYQSEHIRVENSPKVIEPAMTDDQFQEVYRLSRTTFQILKDMLIQEKVCKEMFPSETLIDNERPEHPVPFEKALLMTLWYLGSAISIGKIALTFEVAESTVSRCIKKLCRVIDSLGYKFVVWPTSAEDIAKTEQDFVDCCGIKRVIGAVNCCHIRINCNHSQHQESYTNKNGYTSTILQGICNANKMFTSFFSGLQGSNSNATVFLRSRVGQKIILNQTELVPSGKHILADSTYPLTKELLKPFENKESLTEMQKRYNVNHFSGRICIEKAFSLLKGRWRRLLCVDCDPSFVSRLIASCCILHNICIANKDKFQPQYVEDLDSSPLAIVEPEAHNVIDKLPDKSETDLLATTTAKRDGIAASLWTIVTPKELRGTPKIPNTSVYNSMYFHPCS, encoded by the exons ATGgatgaaaaaaccttttgtcTAAAATGGAGTAACTACACTGATGTACTTAGAACATATTTTGCTGctcttttgaattttgaatatcTCACAGATGTGACGCTCTCCTGTGATAACCAAAGTTTGAAATGCCACAGAATAGTTTTGTCGGCATCCAGCCCCTACTTCCACAATTTACTTGTTAGCAATTCACAATCGCACCTTATAATCGTTTTGAAAGATGTTAAATTTTGCGACTTACAAGCTTTGATGAAGTTCATATACACTGGAGAAGTGATGGTTTCACAAGCCCAGTTGCGCTCTTTAATCAAACTTGGAGATACTTTAAAAGTTACTGGACTTTGTGATACTGGTGAACCATTAGATGTGATTAAAGAGACTAACTGCCCTTCAGAAGCAGTGGATGTATCTAAGCAACTTGTGAAGAGAAGAAGGATTGATACAGACCCAGAAAATAGTGTCTTGGGTGAGAATTTATTACAGTGCACTGAATCTTCTGTTTCAATTGACGCAAGTGGAGCCCTGTCAAGTGATATAAATGAGGTTGAGCCTAACTTCTTACCATTTCAGTCAAAAGATTATCAGTTCAGCTCAGCAGTTCACTCCAGCTCCTCAACAGTTCAGCAGAAAGATTTCAATGAAACAAATCCTGTc ttcattaagaatgaagTTTTAGAAAATGTCTCTGAAGAAGTTGCTGTCGAGTCTGTCGTGATTGATGAAAAAATCCGAGATCAGGAATGCACTTATCAAAGC GAACATATTCGAGTTGAAAATTCACCGAAAGTTATTGAGCCAGCGATGACAGATGACCAATTTCAAGAGGTCTATCGTCTAAGTAGAACAactttccaaattttgaaagaCATGTTAATCCAGGAAAAAGTGTGCAAGGAGATGTTCCCAAGTGAAACACTTATAGACAACGAACGTCCAGAACATCCAGTTCCTTTTGAAAAGGCACTATTGATGACACTTTGGTACCTTGGGTCGGCTATATCAATTGGTAAAATTGCATTGACTTTTGAGGTAGCAGAATCCACCGTTTCCAGATGCATTAAAAAACTTTGTCGTGTTATAGATTCGTTAGGCTACAAATTTGTTGTTTGGCCGACTAGTGCTGAAGATATTGCCAAAACTGAACAAGACTTTGTGGATTGCTGCGGCATCAAAAGGGTAATTGGTGCTGTTAATTGTTGCCATATTCGGATCAATTGCAATCACAGCCAGCATCAGGAGTCATATACAAACAAAAATGGTTATACGAGTACCATATTACAGGGAATCTGTAATGCGAACAAAATGTTCACTTCTTTCTTTTCAGGATTACAAGGCTCTAATAGTAATGCTACGGTTTTCCTGAGAAGTAGGGTTGGACAGAAAATCATCTTGAATCAGACAGAATTGGTACCAAGTGGGAAGCACATACTGGCAGACTCAACGTACCCCCTTACAAAGGAACTGCTAAAGCCCTTTGAAAACAAGGAATCTTTAACTGAAATGCAGAAAAGATACAATGTTAACCATTTTTCTGGAAGAATATGTATTGAAAAGGCTTTTTCATTGCTCAAAGGTAGATGGAGGAGACTTCTTTGCGTTGACTGTGATCCGTCTTTTGTTTCTCGTTTGATAGCCAGTTGTTGTATACTTCACAATATATGCATAGCAAATAAAGACAAGTTCCAACCGCAGTATGTGGAAGACCTGGATTCAAGTCCCCTTGCTATCGTGGAACCTGAAGCTCATAATGTCATAGATAAACTGCCTGACAAATCAGAAACGGATCTGTTAGCTACTACCACAGCTAAAAGGGATGGAATAGCTGCTAGTTTGTGGACTATTGTTACTCCTAAGGAACTTCGAGGTACTCCTAAGATACCAAATACTTCGGTGTATAATTCGATGTATTTTCACCCATGCTCATAG
- the LOC136043873 gene encoding uncharacterized protein LOC136043873 isoform X2 — protein sequence MDEKTFCLKWSNYTDVLRTYFAALLNFEYLTDVTLSCDNQSLKCHRIVLSASSPYFHNLLVSNSQSHLIIVLKDVKFCDLQALMKFIYTGEVMVSQAQLRSLIKLGDTLKVTGLCDTGEPLDVIKETNCPSEAVDVSKQLVKRRRIDTDPENSVLGENLLQCTESSVSIDASGALSSDINEVEPNFLPFQSKDYQFSSAVHSSSSTVQQKDFNETNPVEHIRVENSPKVIEPAMTDDQFQEVYRLSRTTFQILKDMLIQEKVCKEMFPSETLIDNERPEHPVPFEKALLMTLWYLGSAISIGKIALTFEVAESTVSRCIKKLCRVIDSLGYKFVVWPTSAEDIAKTEQDFVDCCGIKRVIGAVNCCHIRINCNHSQHQESYTNKNGYTSTILQGICNANKMFTSFFSGLQGSNSNATVFLRSRVGQKIILNQTELVPSGKHILADSTYPLTKELLKPFENKESLTEMQKRYNVNHFSGRICIEKAFSLLKGRWRRLLCVDCDPSFVSRLIASCCILHNICIANKDKFQPQYVEDLDSSPLAIVEPEAHNVIDKLPDKSETDLLATTTAKRDGIAASLWTIVTPKELRGTPKIPNTSVYNSMYFHPCS from the exons ATGgatgaaaaaaccttttgtcTAAAATGGAGTAACTACACTGATGTACTTAGAACATATTTTGCTGctcttttgaattttgaatatcTCACAGATGTGACGCTCTCCTGTGATAACCAAAGTTTGAAATGCCACAGAATAGTTTTGTCGGCATCCAGCCCCTACTTCCACAATTTACTTGTTAGCAATTCACAATCGCACCTTATAATCGTTTTGAAAGATGTTAAATTTTGCGACTTACAAGCTTTGATGAAGTTCATATACACTGGAGAAGTGATGGTTTCACAAGCCCAGTTGCGCTCTTTAATCAAACTTGGAGATACTTTAAAAGTTACTGGACTTTGTGATACTGGTGAACCATTAGATGTGATTAAAGAGACTAACTGCCCTTCAGAAGCAGTGGATGTATCTAAGCAACTTGTGAAGAGAAGAAGGATTGATACAGACCCAGAAAATAGTGTCTTGGGTGAGAATTTATTACAGTGCACTGAATCTTCTGTTTCAATTGACGCAAGTGGAGCCCTGTCAAGTGATATAAATGAGGTTGAGCCTAACTTCTTACCATTTCAGTCAAAAGATTATCAGTTCAGCTCAGCAGTTCACTCCAGCTCCTCAACAGTTCAGCAGAAAGATTTCAATGAAACAAATCCTGTc GAACATATTCGAGTTGAAAATTCACCGAAAGTTATTGAGCCAGCGATGACAGATGACCAATTTCAAGAGGTCTATCGTCTAAGTAGAACAactttccaaattttgaaagaCATGTTAATCCAGGAAAAAGTGTGCAAGGAGATGTTCCCAAGTGAAACACTTATAGACAACGAACGTCCAGAACATCCAGTTCCTTTTGAAAAGGCACTATTGATGACACTTTGGTACCTTGGGTCGGCTATATCAATTGGTAAAATTGCATTGACTTTTGAGGTAGCAGAATCCACCGTTTCCAGATGCATTAAAAAACTTTGTCGTGTTATAGATTCGTTAGGCTACAAATTTGTTGTTTGGCCGACTAGTGCTGAAGATATTGCCAAAACTGAACAAGACTTTGTGGATTGCTGCGGCATCAAAAGGGTAATTGGTGCTGTTAATTGTTGCCATATTCGGATCAATTGCAATCACAGCCAGCATCAGGAGTCATATACAAACAAAAATGGTTATACGAGTACCATATTACAGGGAATCTGTAATGCGAACAAAATGTTCACTTCTTTCTTTTCAGGATTACAAGGCTCTAATAGTAATGCTACGGTTTTCCTGAGAAGTAGGGTTGGACAGAAAATCATCTTGAATCAGACAGAATTGGTACCAAGTGGGAAGCACATACTGGCAGACTCAACGTACCCCCTTACAAAGGAACTGCTAAAGCCCTTTGAAAACAAGGAATCTTTAACTGAAATGCAGAAAAGATACAATGTTAACCATTTTTCTGGAAGAATATGTATTGAAAAGGCTTTTTCATTGCTCAAAGGTAGATGGAGGAGACTTCTTTGCGTTGACTGTGATCCGTCTTTTGTTTCTCGTTTGATAGCCAGTTGTTGTATACTTCACAATATATGCATAGCAAATAAAGACAAGTTCCAACCGCAGTATGTGGAAGACCTGGATTCAAGTCCCCTTGCTATCGTGGAACCTGAAGCTCATAATGTCATAGATAAACTGCCTGACAAATCAGAAACGGATCTGTTAGCTACTACCACAGCTAAAAGGGATGGAATAGCTGCTAGTTTGTGGACTATTGTTACTCCTAAGGAACTTCGAGGTACTCCTAAGATACCAAATACTTCGGTGTATAATTCGATGTATTTTCACCCATGCTCATAG